The following nucleotide sequence is from Apium graveolens cultivar Ventura chromosome 4, ASM990537v1, whole genome shotgun sequence.
aaatccataataaataatctattctctcaaaaatttatttaaaaatatggggGAAGATCTAATTTTATGATCTTTGTTTTAAAAATGGGATttataatattttctatatttataaagatgttttataatttataaaatagtttttgaGTAGTGTTAGAGAAAAGAAGTAAGATTAAGGAAAATAGATTTTTTAAATTACCAAAGTGCCCCTACCATTTTGGCTATAAAAATCCACTccctctctctcttttatttccACCCGGCCActctttcttctctctctctctctctcggtacaaaactctctctctctctctctctctctctctctctctctctctctctctctctctctcttgttTTCTTCCAAATCCTCTATTGAAACTCAATCTTTATCTAATATTTGAGTTCTTTGTGTTCTAAATATACATATACATATTTGCATATGTGTGTTATGTGTGTGTTGTTCATTTTTTTATCAAGAACTATTCGGTTCTTAAGTTTGAGATAGTTTTTGAATTTGATTCTTTGCAAGAAAGTGATGAAATGGTATGCATGCTAGTTATCTTGTGTTATTGATGGAGAATCGGTGGTTTTTGGTTGGATACCCTCGAGTGAGGGCACCGACGAGAAGCCACTGCCATCGACGATGAACTCCGGTGAgtcggtggtgagctatgatgctTGGCTGAGCTCTAGCAAATTGAAAACAATTATTTCGATAGTTGTATGTCGTGTTTTTTGAAAGAAAACGAATTCTAATTTGGTTTTAAAGAATTGGGTTGACATTATTTGTTAAATTAGATGATCATTCCTAGATAGATTCTAATTATGTGTTGATTTGATTATATAGTTGATTTTGATAAATTTTTGGGTTAAAAGTCACATGCATGTCAAGTTTGAGACTTGCATATAACTAATTTAGGCTTAAAAGAGTTAAAAATATTGGTGGTGATCTAGAGTAATAGATTTAGTGAATTTAAGAAGGAAATTGCTATTGATTTGAGTTTTACAAAAAAATTGGTTCGAAAATTTAGGTGGTGAGGTTCGATTTTTAAGAAAAATGGTTTGAATTGATGGTTTTAGGCTTGGTTTAAAGTTTATGTATGATTCTTGAACTTGCATTTTGATTGTTGCTAATTGATTGATGATTCTTGaagttgcatgttgattttgCTATTTGCATGTTATCATTTTGATTGAAAACTTGGATGAATCATAGAGTTAGCAAGGTATTGATTTGAATAACTTGATTGAGTTGATGTGATGTATGATATAGATCGAGATAGGTTTGGTTTCTATCTAAAAAGTATGAATGTTTCATATTAGTGAATGCATGTCGATTAACCAAAAGAATCTGCTTGGTATACTTTATTTTTGGTTTGAATTTTTGATAAAAGGAAAGGGACAAAATATTTTTCATGTCGTAATATTATGAATCGATGATTATGTGCTAAATGATAAGTATAGTTATGATACTAAGAGTATATGAGTATATTATACGGGGACGGGTCTACAACAACTGTTTGTTGTAGACCAGATGTTAACAAACACGCTATGAGCCGTTGATATGAGATTGGAGGGCTGTGATTACAGGGGGGACCGCGGAAAATTTTCGCGGTTGGCCAGGACGGATCGCAGAAAATTTCCGCGGTTGGGTAATGCTCCCTTATCCCCAACTTCTGGCAACTCCTCATTTCACCACACAAAAAcataaaaatttccaaaaaaaaatcTACTATCCAAGTTTACATATTAGGCGATTTTGGGGCATTTTTATCAAGAAATTCAAGTAGTTTTGTCAATTCAAGGTATATTTCTTATCTTAAATTTCATATTTTCATGGAGGATAAATTATTTGCTCGTATGTTTCGTCATAAAcgtgaaaaagaaaaaaaaagagccTATTGATCATAGTTTACATCTTGATGATTTAAATACTAGTAAAGAACCTAAAACCCCTGTATATGTTGAAGATGATAATTTTGTAGATAGAAATGagaaatttattaatttagaagACGATTTCGTTGATATTGAAGATGAAAATGAGGTTGGAAATGATAGTGATAATGTTGAGGGtgaggatgaagatgaagatgataatgtagAGGATACAAATTTGTATGAAAATGTTGATGGGGGGGGGGAGTTCCATATTTGAATCAAATTTTTCAAAGTGTGGATGAGGCCGGTCATTTTTTTAGGGATTATGCTTTACGAAATGGATTTGCTATTAAAATTCAAGCTAGCCATCGTAATAAAGACAACGAGATATATGGTCATTTATATGTTTGTAGGCTTTATGGAAAAAGTTTCGTCGCCGAGAGTATTCAAAATAAACGGCGTAGAGAGGTTCTTCCTAAAAGCGAGTGCAAGGTGAGGATGTAtgtcaattatcaaaagaaaaaacatCACTGGGAGGTAACTAGCCTTGAATTGGTACACAACCATGGTCTTGTTTCCCCTAGTAAGAAGAATTTGGTACAACGAGAAAGACATGTCAACACCGCGACCCGTAGTTTAATTAAAACGCTTTATGATTCGGGGGTTCGTAATTGTCAAGTGATGAATGTGATTGGTAACATTCATGGAGGTAATGACAAAGTTGGTTTCAATGTTCAacatgttaggaatatgttaagAGATGAGAGGAAGAAAAGGTTTGAGATTAGTGACACCCAAGCGGGGTTGGACTTGTTGCATAGGTTGGATGAAGAAAGTggttctaaatattttattaggaCCGAAGTCGATGAAGAGAATCGCTTGAAGTGTCTAGTATGGATTGATCTGAGATGTATAATGGCTTACCAAAATTTTGGCGATGTTATGGCTTTTAATACCACTTATCGGACAAATAGGTATGCAATGCCATTTGTCCCATTTACCGGAGTCAATCATCATTATCAATCGGTAATTTCTGGGTTTGCATTGATGCGGGATGAACACGCGTCAACTTTTGAGTGGATTCTTCGTACTTGGCTTGAAGGTGTGGGGAATAATCCTCTATTGACTATAATCACAGATCAAGATCAAACCATGATAAGCACTATTACGGTTGTACTCCCGAATACTACCCATTTATTGTGTTCTTGGCACATTAGTCAAAAATTCCCCGAGAAATTAGCTCATTATTATTCGGCTTTTCCGGAATTCAAGACGGACTTCAACCATTGCATTTATAAATCTCTCACCGAATGTGTTTTTGAGGCTAGATGGGCGTCGTTTGTGGAAAAGTATCACTTGCAAGATCATAAATGGTTAAATGGGTTATATGAGTTGAAGCACAAGTGGATTCCTGCATATACTAGAAACAAATTTTTGGCGTTTCAAAATAGTACATCGAGGAGTGAGGGGATGAATTCTTTCTTTGATAAGTATGTGAGTTCGGCAACGGGTTTGAAGGAATTCATTGAAAATGTCCAAAAAGCATTGGCAAGGCAATTCATGAGGGAGAAGGTAGAAGATTATGTCACCATTAATCTAAAACATCCCATGAAATTGCATACCACATTGGAGTATCATGCTTCTTGTATCTACACTAAGGAAATGTTTAGAAGATTTCAATATGAATTGGTTGAGTCTTCAAAATACTTTGTTGAAAAAGACTGACGAGCTAGTGAAGAAGGGGAGGGAATGGGGGATGTTTATACGTACTATAGTTTTATAGGCCCATGTCCGAGCATATGAGAAGAAATGTTTATTTTGTGGCATTCGAGAAAGCAAGCTCTTTGGGAATGTGTACGTGTAGAATACTTGAACATTCAGGGCTACCTTGTAGACACCTATTGGCAGTCTTCACTAAGAAACGGGTTTCGGAAATTCCCCCGTATTACATAAACCGGAGGTGGACAATGCAtgccaatagagttgatggtgtgtTGCCTTACAATTTGGATGTTGGACAAAGTCATGAGATGACCTCAACCGAATGGTTTAATAACATGACAATGTTAACCATGAGTTTTTGTCAAAGTAGCATTGCATCCAAGGAACGGTATGATTATGCCGTTGGAGTGATGAATCGAGAAATACCAATTCTCGAAAGAATGAGCGTTGATGGAATTAAATCTTAAAAAAGCAATTCGCATGCTCCAAATGCAAGTGCTCATGAAGAATCAATTCTTGACCCTATTATGTCCCAAACTAAAGGGAGGAAGAAGGACGTTCGTTTCAAAAGTCCCATAGAATCGATTGGTAAAAAGGAGAAGCCGCCAAGAAAGTGCACCTATTGTCAAATGGAaggccatgataaaagaaagtgTGCTAGTAGACTAGAAGATCTTAAAAATGTTCAAGAATCGCAATATAATTAGTAGTGTAGCATTTGTAACCAAATGTTGTAATCTTTTAATGGATTTGAATTTTTAGTGTTAAACTTActtttttttatgttttattgtcatataattgccaattattgtcatataattgtgTTTTATTGTGATAGGTAACATGACTAGCGAGTATAGTGGTGACAACAACTCCGATCATAGTTGTGATTCGGTTTCCCACGTCAGCAACACATTCTCGGACTCCCTACCAAGCGACTCGTGGTATGAGAACAATGACGAGGAAGATGTGGTCTCACCAACCTTTAGTGAGATGGAAGATGCATGTGCCGAGTTGATGCCCCTTGTGGACAATGATGACCCGCCCCATGTGGAGGAAGAGGAAACGGACTTGTACCCACCCAATGAGGAGGCTTATAGGGCCAAAAATTGGATCGAGGCATGCAATTGGATGAAGGGTACCGAACCGTGGAGATTGGTGAACTCTCATCCGGATCTGTACTTCCTTCCGATCTTGAATTTGGGCAACAACACGCCCGATGGAAAATGGAAAAAATCCGGATGGAATGGCGGTAAGCTTGTTAAATGTGATCGGATTGCCGATATTGTAAACTTGAGGCCTCGTGAGGGTTGTAATATGGACCAAATACGCATCGAATATGTGAAGGGTTGGGTTTCACACCTAACGGGAGGGACGGAGAGGGAACGCgaaacatgttttgcaagatTTCGTCTCTATGACGGGTCGAATATGATTCCCGTTACCATTTGGAACGACTCCAACCCTTACCCATGGAAACTTACGGAAGGGCACATCCGTGAAGGTTGTGTACTTGTTCTCTACCATATTGCATGCTTCGTGGATACTACGCAAGGACTTGCTTAACACCGGTTATCCGGTGGTCTTTCTAATATATTAGGTATTTTTGGTTAGGATCAataaatttcataaaatttaGTGGATTGTATTGATCGTGTAATTTTCATTCGAACCTATGTATCTTATAATTTTCATTGAATTTGAGCGGCAATTATATATTTTCTATGAATTAAAGTATGAAATTTGAGATTGAAAGTGTACCTATAAATTTGAGAttgaaaattaaaatttacaagtcGAACTATATATTAGAAATTGTTATGAAATGTATTGAAAAGTTTTTTTAACATTTGGACAAACGTTGACTTTTGTTGACTTTTTTAAGGAATTTTCAATTTAAtgtaaaaaatgaatttttttttaaaaaatcactCCTTACCATATTTTAAGACTTTTGAGAGTGGTTTGAAATTTTGGAAGTTAGTTTAGGACCAACTtccaaaaattaaaaaatttcaacaGAAGGTTACTTAGCATACTCTGTTTTCACTCTGTTCTGCTCTGCTTTTGGGGGCAGAAAACTAAACTCATGGACCGCGGAAATTTTCCGCAGTTGGGCTGGAGAGGGACCGCGGAAATTTTCCGTGGTTGGGGTCTGAAATTTTATTTTTCAGCCTAAAAACAGAGCATTATCCAGCCTGCAAATTCAAACCAAAAAACACCAAAATCAGATTCAAACCTGCATGCAACCCAACCAAATCCAAATTCACAACAAAAATCCAAATTCGCAAAAATccaccaaattcacaacaatccacCAAAATCGCAATAATccaccaaattcacaacaatccacCAAAATTCACAACAATCCAACAATAGCCACCAAATTCCAAAAAAATCCACCAAATAAAATCCAACCATATACGAAATAAAATCCAACGACATACGAAATAAATTCCAACTACATTCGAAATAAAATCCAACTACATACTAAATAAAATCCAACGACATATGAAATAAATTCCAACTACATATGAAATAAAATCCAACTACATTCGAAATAAAATCCAAGTACATACAAAATCCAATCCAACCACATAAGTACTACGAAGCTTTGTGACGCCTACGCATACGAATCCCGAGAATCCCCATTGCCTTCCCTAGCTGAAGCTTCCTGGCTATCCGATACCTAAAGGTATCCACCTCCTCCTGCGACCAATTCGTTACCTTGGCTAAGTCATATCCTTGTGTGACGTAGTCCATGTACTTCATCACATAAAGACCGCAATCATTAGAGTTTCGTTGCTTTGGCATGGACGGTAGAGCTAGGACCTCGGCTGAAGTAGGGTCACGCCCCTCGACTGGGTGTATCATATGCAATAGCCTCGACAACAACCATGACTGCAATTAAATTATAATCCGAGAATGAATATAATATACAATTGGTAAAGActatataaaatacagtaatagTAGAGGAACATACCACCACTCGTATATCCTCACGATAATCCGGCTCGTCATTCATTGAATCTATGATAAGACCTTCAAATTGTCTAGTACCGAACATGAACAAAACCCAATGCACATCTCCGACACAACATGGGATGAATATGTAGTCCGCCTCGAGAACAGAAGGACCAACATTAGCACTGGAAAAACCAGTAAAACTACGTAATGCTTTACTCCATGCCCTCTGCAATATATCTCCACCGACCCTCGATGCTTTTCTGATTTTCTTCACATGTCCTTTTCCAAGAACCATGAAGTAGGGATCCATGAAATAATAGACGGGTTTCCTCTCCCATATACCTCCAGTGTGAATCTCCTCCTCCCGACTCCTTAGCAATCCCTGAAAATATATATGAATGCAACAAGTAAGATAAATGCAACAAGTAAATTGAATGCAACAACTAAAAATGAATGTAACAACTAAAATATATTAGAAAACTAAAATGTATTAGACAACTAAAATGTATTAGCAACGAGTAACGAACAATACCATATAAGTGTATATGATCCTGTCATCAATCCATGTTCGTGGAGCCAGACTCTGCATAGCTGATGCATGGACGTGATAGTCCTGAACACTAAGACCACCGGGAATTCTCGGCGCCATCCCAAATTCCCATCCCCAATCTGAATATATAGCATTCTTCTTTGTCATGCTGAGATTCTCAGTGATACTCCACTTCTCCTCTTTCATCCTGCGGGATGCAAGCTTCGCGGGCCTACTAGATGAGGCAATAGCCTGAGGTGGCTGAGACACATTGTAATGatcgagaaattacgcttgtattatattataataagataaattatgtgtattattatgtgattaaatgtgttgagtcattaaaccctaatttctatgtgctacgtgttgtctgttttgatccgaacgtgctttggatatttattgagtgttttatcgtaagttaaatattttatattaaaccCTGTATAGCTCGAATAGTATTTTAAAAGCccgtttttaaaaaaaatcattggccctattttacTAAAAACGACCTATatcatatcgctattctgaacccctatacgttttacaaatttaccttttcgcgaaaaatgacttttccggacccctttgggtaccaaaacccccacaaaaatcacatttttatttttatatgatcatgaaattatcatacatcatttttctttgcatttttgtaatattcataatttttgggaatttttgacatttattttgtatttataggatatttaaaaaattcattattaatacccaaaaattataaaaattggggccaattatttttaatagatgtgtaattagacccttaatttaatttatgggtattattttcataaatataaatacctgaattgtcattaattaattagttaattataattacaaaaaatcagaaaatcaagaacaagtagtgttggtgaagaacaagcAGAGAATTAAACATCAGATTTCATAGTGATTCTGTTGCTCAAATCcttcatgtgagtaaccaaaatgatcctctcgatctctactttctattaatatcatcaatttcatgttttgttgcttcgattttcaatttgtattttagggttcatgaactgaatttggggatttttgattGTGGGGTTTTGGGTTGAATTTGATGCTTGGTATAGTTTCATATACTTGTTTACAGTTGATTGGTGCTATTTATTTGAACAAACGACTGCTCTAGGTGTTAGTTCTTATTCTAGGGTTAAGTATATTTTAATTAGTTCGTTTTTGATTTTGTATGAATCTGAGATTTTTTTGATTATAGGGGTTAGATTGTAGAAGTAATAAGGTTTATTTTAAGCTATTATGTGTAATTTTTCGTGTACGAAATTGTTACTTCGAGTTTTGGCCGGAAAATATtatgattttgatcggagaaattATTTCCGGAGTTATTAGACGATGTTGTTGGCGTGATTGTATTCCTGGAGTGATTTGGAGTAAAAACCCTGTTAAAATCGATTCGAACGGTGGTGTTTTGACCCCGACTTGAGTTCGCCGGACTTGGACGTTGCAGCTCCCCGGAGTTCTGTTTTTTGCCGGAGATGACGACCTGCGCGACTGGGATGAAAGAGGACGGTAGGACGAGTTTCCTGGGAGGCTGGAGAATGAAAACCTTCAACTAACTTCGTCGTTGCATTGCTGTACTGGCATAATTGGTTCGCTGGATTCGGGCCGCCGGCGTCGGCGTTCTTCTGGGCAGCCGGTGTTCTTCGTCGACCCGAgtcgacccggtttcaacccgggaaacgacccgggttttGATCCAATTAACCCAAACCTGAATTCCTGTTTTGTGTTTCtggattattaattatttatttatattttgtaaaatcaaaatcagtttttataaattctaaaaatcaattaaaaattagttttaaattctggaaatttttataattaatttctaaattattttattaatttagaaatttgaatttaattatttatttaattatttatttatttatctattaattaataattagttacttaattaataaataaggattaaaaataattgaataatatgattaataactcgataat
It contains:
- the LOC141719138 gene encoding ubiquitin-like-specific protease ESD4, with product MKEEKWSITENLSMTKKNAIYSDWGWEFGMAPRIPGGLSVQDYHVHASAMQSLAPRTWIDDRIIYTYMGLLRSREEEIHTGGIWERKPVYYFMDPYFMVLGKGHVKKIRKASRVGGDILQRAWSKALRSFTGFSSANVGPSVLEADYIFIPCCVGDVHWVLFMFGTRQFEGLIIDSMNDEPDYREDIRVVSWLLSRLLHMIHPVEGRDPTSAEVLALPSMPKQRNSNDCGLYVMKYMDYVTQGYDLAKVTNWSQEEVDTFRYRIARKLQLGKAMGILGIRMRRRHKAS